gttggtcaagatttctaaaaatcctttctttgtattggtcttaagaaatattctaatattttgagatactgattcatcaaaatgaatgaatataatatacaagtttcactttttgaatgaaataagtgaaataaatcaactttttgatgatattctaattatatgaccagcacctgtatatgtatatatatatatatatatatatatatatatatgcatgtatgtatgtatgtatgtaagggataatcaaaggctagctgtgcattaaacaatttgaatgcacgacgtggaggcgaagaaccacctgACGTGCAGCTGTTGTTATATGCgcataaaaatgacggttattttcgtctgtattactaatcaactgtaactgtatgttactatggttaccaatgtttataggaagtgcattaatatagaacgtgattaaactgacctggaactacctgtgcagttatatatatatatatatatatatatatatatatatagccctTGCTATTATGTAGCatttggaatgcacttggtaAAGGGAGCGacgtaatttcctcattatctttGGCTGGCATATTCCATATGTCTTTTTGTTATTAGCATAgctgttgcaaataaacatacattttatattttaaaaagtattatattagtttttatatatttatataaaatgtatgcttTGTAgttactgtattattattattttttatttttcattttatccaaaaaaataaaaactacgtGTGATTATTTATTCTGTGGAGCCTCGCTTGTATTTTCACAACGCCGGAcgatgtgtatttaaatattaatttcaccAAATAAAATGATGCTGTCTTGTATATTCCTGGAGGAAGGAGCGTATaaaaaagacttttattttgatgtgtatAGACGTCATAATTCTGCGGCAGTGTGTGCTGGGATTCGGTTGAGAGGTTTGTGGAATTTAACCCATCATCCGTATTTAAGGCTTTTAAATCGATTCAAAGCGGTTTCCCCCCAAAAGAGTATCGCAAATTAAGGTAGAGTGTtgaatgttatgttttatgcGAATGGCGCCACATTATTGACTGTATAAATGATGTGTAAAGCGCATCTACACGAGTTTCAGAAAGACtcactgtttgtttattttttcagttcattATTCTCATCATCCTAAGCATGGCGAGTGTGACAACATGTAGAAGAACCTTTAGCTGGAACAACTGAGATCTGTGTGACATAATATTACAAACATGGAGTTTATTAAAGAAGAGAATGAAGAAATGGGAATTCCAGATCCATGCAGAGTGAAAGATGAAGATACTGAGGAGAAAATAGGTTGGTTTCTATTCACATTACACAGTTTTTCttctaaaaaattaattatattcttGAAAATGTTTACAGTCAAACTGACATTAGATGAGGAATTGAGTCATATGATTGACCTAATTAAAGTTGCTTGATGAGCTCAGTTTTTCTTGATGTGATGTATTTCccattaaaatgttaagttagGAACATATATAAGATATTGTacctgtttttgttgttaaattaggaaaatgtttaattaatgcattacattttaaataaaccaatttgatttagtcgactaaaattgaaacaattcagatgactaaaatgtgacttaaACTAAATAGCATTCTAGTCAAGACTAAAGCTAAATCAAAatttgctgtcaaaaataacacctaacctcataaaaaaaaaacttaaacgaTTATCTGCACAAgtaaatcataaataatattaaaatatgagcTAATTACAAGCAATACGACAAACAGAACAAGgacacattgttttttttccagatgTCTAGctatagtaaaaataaaataagtctttattgtattaattaaataaacctTCTACAAAAGTTATATATTTAGTAATAGCAAATTGAAGGCCATAAAAAGCCTTAAAtggtacaagaaagtcttaaataTGATTTCAAGACAAGAATCGCAATATAGCTTAACAAAGGTTGtgatatgagcgctgcacgtttcaaaacaCTTCAAAATGTTCATAAAGCAATTGTACATGTAATCTATATGAATCAAGCTGTTTAATCCATAATCTGTAATCGTTTTATATgatgaataaatttaattagtaaactcaAGCAAGCTCAACCATACTTGCTTGTcatatgagaaaaaaaactcCCTGGTTCTTGCGGCAGCTGAAATATGCATGTGTGATGCACGAGAACAAACCTTGTTGgtttacatttagtaatttagcagatgcttttatccaaagcaatttacaaatgaggacaatagaagcaatcagaccaaCAGAAGAGCAATAATACTGCATgcaagtgctgtgacaagtctcagATTAGTCTAATGCAGTATACGTAgcaagtgtgtttttttttttttttaataataaaaagaataaaaatacaggttttttttttgttcttgtggAAACTCAAATGTGCTTGTGTGACGCATGAAAACAACATTAGAATTACAGAATAAGCCTTTAATTGTTTAATATGTTGGTTTGTGGCTTTAAAATGGGGATCAGCTCTTTTTTTGTTTCACCTTTCTGTCTTGAATAGATTTTTGACATTTCAACATGTTTATTTTAGACCTGATGCTGCAGAAACAGGAAAGGCAAGAACCGAATGAAGTGGAGGAGAAACATCATGATTTCACCAGTGGAGAAAAATCCGTTAGTTGCAGCACAGAGAACGAAACGAATTCCTCAGTAAAAATAATTCAGAAAACAAGCTCTAAAAGTTCTTTCACTTGCCAtgaatgtggaaagagtttctcaCGTGAAAGACACTTTCGTAgccacatgagaattcatacTAGCGAGATCCCATTTACCTGCCAACAGTGCggaaaatgtttcttaaaggaAGGAGACCTGCTTATCCACACCAGAACTCACACTGGAGAGCGGCCTTTCATTTGTCCTCAGTGTGGGAAGTCTTTCTCACACAGAGGAAATCTGAAGTGTCACATAAgggttcacactggagagatgCCTTACAAGTGTCCTcggtgtggaaagagtttcgcTCAACAAAGACAGCTGAAAAGTCATTTGCAACTTTATTGTGGAGACGTACTGCAGTGTTCGGAGTGTGGCAAGAGGTTTGCAGACAAGATCAACTTCTTCAACCATCTGCGCATTCACCCTGGAGAAAGGCTGTTTAACTGCAATTACTGCAGTAAAAAGTTTCTTTTTCAGTGTCACTTAGAGATGCACATGAAAAGCCACACTGACGAGAGAACTTATTTGTGTTCTTTGTGCGGAGAGGGTTTTAAATGCCTTGATAATTTGAAATCACACCAGAAAATGCATGCTGGCGTGAATGCTTGTGTCAGAGCGAGCCACTTGAAACAGAAGCAACAAATCCATTCTGGAGAAAAAACAGACACGGATTCCAATAGCGCAGAGACTTTGACTTCTTCAGAAACTTCAAAAACACAAGAATGCGCCCCGCATGCTGGAGAGGAGCTGTACAGCTGCTCTTTGTGTGGGATGAATTTCAATACAGCAATTTTTCTATTGGCTCATAAAAAAAGGCACTCTCAGAAATAGCCAtaaagagcaaagctcttattCAGGTGAACGGAGTACAAATAAAATTTCTCcccaaaaacagtcatttgatgcAAATTCTGCATAGAATTTGACGTCTTAAAAGAGATCAAGATATTAGTTCAataaacttgtatgactttgcAATACTGCAATGTTTGAAGGGATGTACAGGGATTAAAGTTCTCCGTCGCTACGACGGATTTCCGTTAATTGCAGGGTTCCCGCCTGTCcttaatgtcttaaattcacTTTTCGTAATTTTAAGGCCGTAAATAGGCTTACATTTctcaaatagtgtaataaatgtcttaattttagATGAATAGGCCTTAATTAAGGAAAGAGGAGGTGTATTCAGCCTGCTGAGGGGATGTGATCAAAGCCTGGAGTGGAGCAGAAGCATGTTCCTCTCTCCGCTCTGAAGGTCATTGCACATTGAAGGTCAGTGCACACTGAGTACGAAATTTTCGTCCGAATTTtccgcacgttaaaaaataaatacgacctcacgttgtgtcaatcacgtttacacactgcctccgaaactttcgtccgtcataaaaaaattcggatcaggttcaATATTCCGCGTTTTCGCATctgtagcatgcattttgataggaaaggatgaggaatacgaaaaaacgcatgcgaaaatttcggactcagtgagCAATGACCTTAAGTGCTCAGGATCCACTCCGGATTTTCTATTCCCGCTCACTGAAAAACTGCTCCGTGTTCACTCCATTTTAAAAGTTATCAGGGATTAAAGACGGATTTCTGTAAATTGGAAAAAATAAGGGGAATAGAAGCATGTAgcgtgttgttgttgttctgccggCACACCAAACATCATCCCCCGTGGCTGCAGCTTCTCACTGACAACATAGTAACGCCGCTCGCATCATTCGCAGTCAGGTAATTAGCAGAGAACACAGAGCAGAACTTGAATCTCGGCGCGGGATTGCGGCTATTAATGATAATTCTACTCATTCCCGCAGGTTCCGACGGAATGCATCACATCTGCACCTGCTTTTGAGTCTCGAGAACTCACTCGCGCGCTCTCATTTTCTGTGCGCCCACAGATCGCGATAagagagtgacagcttttaattattattaagggagtttgcaaatgtgatattgatttaatacaagtACTGCATGATTTTGCTCTATATCATGCACGAAAACAGTTCCaaataaagtaacagctgagccgctgcgcatctctacaagcaaacacagcggtgtttcattcatgaatgaaagtgcgtttttgaacgaatctagcgagtcagtgattcatgattacacattcataaagacagtcacttgcttcatccctgaatgaatcagccgttcgaacgaatcaattgaatgaatgattcagtgataaaatcagtgacttgccgccacctgctggcggtttcaGTTGAGGGGCTACTgtgtaatttcagttatttaaatcatttaatatttctgtgttcaaaatgttatatttaaaacattaatctccacatgaatatatgaatttaattgcactcatgacacctctgagcctcattaaacgtctgaaaatgtacaaaccacttttgtgttcttctgtgtcacctctgtagtacaaattaattgtttattaatactaatttcgtatgattggtaacttatttgtcttattctacttcttattatattgttttaaacagacattttaaaaagcttataaacatacatttttgaatttgacatgGATGAAAATTATGCCATTGCAAAGGTGAAAAGAAAATACCCCTTTAAggcactttaaggagtcaaatgtcaccttgtattaggaaggctaatttttgatcagaatttttgattattgatcagaaggtgctcctaaatctttgaaattaggaggacaagaactcctaaaaagaaaagtaagcatagagccatgtgtaacatattagatctgtgcatgcggtcttaaagagacagcagcctaaataaacctgctgACTATCTATAAAgactatccagtgttattttacaggtgaatagattatagttagacctaactgaaaaatattaagtactgataatttaatttgtatctttttattgtttttgtttgtactaTTGActgtcattaatttatttgttcttattttattatttactattcaTAAATTCTTGGGTGGGGAGGAGGCATGGTCCATATAGTCCTGCCACCACAGCTTGAATAAATCCTAGAGGAAAcactgcatacatttaataaaattagaaaaatgcatttacaaaaggTAAAAAGATTGTATTAAGAAGGCAaattttttatcagaattttttattattgattagaaggtgctcctaatttttttcaattaggaggacaagcgctcctaattacaagaagaaaaacacgGCACTTAACTGGGTGTGTGACAGGTTTGGCCGAGGAAAAATTTtcagtcaaaagatttttttttttttttgctttaactcCTGGATGTATTTTGTTCATGTTGAATTATGGGCTAGCCATTAGTATGATGTTAATTAGGCAAGGTTTATTATGTTGCACATCTCATACACAATAgggtcattccgtgtcaaatcaaccaaatttctaaaaattcctcggctcaaatttttgattttgctaatatttttactgtagaaagacagacatgtatagtgatgaaagccaaattattaaatgtcatgggtgtatatttactgagtaatccactattaTGTAGAGGTGggtcaaatgtaaattttcacctgagattcagagccaatTACAGGGGGAATACGAAAAAACGGAGAAACACATGCAAAGATTTCCATTACAGGGggttaaaaatgacttcagaaagatggcagcatcataatgttatttttacacagagattggtagctgtgtaaaatatgttgaatttagcaatctttgttgcattatgtgccaatagtgaccattaaaaaatgggGAAACAGCACTTATCAAGTTTTTcctccaaagtttgcatgcctgtaactcaagaagtattaaagatatcttaatgtccttttagatattgggtcttaacaaactttccttttggtatcttcatttttaaggccccATATGGTTCGGTTCCAGAGAAATTGGAATTGTATTgcttacaattaaaaaaataaataaaaaaatctgaacatttGAATAATCGTTTTGCATTTGGTAGTTTGTGAAACAAATATAGTCTCTGTGTTAAAGTAGCTAGATGACACAGTCGCTATGTGTTGTAATTTATACAAGCTACATGACAACTGAAGTTAGCTAGCAGACGGTCAGTCTGTCACGGACACCGGATAGTCAAATACTAACTCTACAAATATTCACTGGCAAAGCTTAATTAAATTTGTATAGATAACTTAATCTATTACCTTATTGCCAGAAACatcacagtaaaaaaataaatatcagaaATATTACATATCTGTAGTGATGGCGAAGTGAAGCGTCCTGAACCAGTGACGCTTTCAACCTAATTGTATTGgaaaaaggttcattactcgAAGCTTTTTAAAACGGTTCATGCTGTGGCCATCTTGTGGTCATAGAAATGAATAACGTCTTCCAAAGTGCTGTGATTCATTACAGCTGTGGGTTTCACATCTGGTTCTACAACTGATtccttgttttaatttattgtataaaaataatggCCATTGTCAAAGTCATTGTCAGATCAATGTTAACTCTGCCTCAGTCCTTAGACTGTTATTTCATCTGCAAAGTTCATTTGaccttaatatataaattacaataaaaataaatttagttt
This portion of the Onychostoma macrolepis isolate SWU-2019 chromosome 02, ASM1243209v1, whole genome shotgun sequence genome encodes:
- the LOC131554173 gene encoding gastrula zinc finger protein XlCGF8.2DB-like, which produces MEFIKEENEEMGIPDPCRVKDEDTEEKIDLMLQKQERQEPNEVEEKHHDFTSGEKSVSCSTENETNSSVKIIQKTSSKSSFTCHECGKSFSRERHFRSHMRIHTSEIPFTCQQCGKCFLKEGDLLIHTRTHTGERPFICPQCGKSFSHRGNLKCHIRVHTGEMPYKCPRCGKSFAQQRQLKSHLQLYCGDVLQCSECGKRFADKINFFNHLRIHPGERLFNCNYCSKKFLFQCHLEMHMKSHTDERTYLCSLCGEGFKCLDNLKSHQKMHAGVNACVRASHLKQKQQIHSGEKTDTDSNSAETLTSSETSKTQECAPHAGEELYSCSLCGMNFNTAIFLLAHKKRHSQK